A window of Candidatus Izemoplasma sp. contains these coding sequences:
- a CDS encoding ankyrin repeat domain-containing protein has product MVDFTKYQEYGTNTSESIYIAALNNDCAYIIEYVKHNHDIHIKDQRQQTLLHLAVRNKAYEAIQLLLELEIDVNAKDKFGDTALHIATHMGSRQIINYLLHKKIDLNVQNQSKERPLHKACLKGNREIVALLLEEGADIHVFDEQRVSVIQKAIKSKSLKLVKQLVKAGALINTTDREGMTSLHYAAKYGTVDIVKYLLELGVNPYAKTEYALTPLHLAVEHPNYDMVHHFINSGCTSYDQSTFNESPYDIAQKKGNYEAIEIFNQLKNDHTYQDNLKACPLCLAVIKNEFDFAFSLSERVDVNQRDQFGNTPLFYAMMNKETMLVEKLIKHGARVDDIDHAHFDAVYYAVLIRDKDIFTQVLGHTKNLDKTYLGYSVNQFLSLTKAYDLLDILKKSDA; this is encoded by the coding sequence ATGGTTGATTTTACAAAATATCAAGAATATGGCACCAATACAAGTGAATCAATCTATATTGCCGCATTAAACAATGATTGCGCATATATTATTGAATATGTGAAACATAACCATGACATTCACATTAAAGATCAGCGCCAACAAACCTTGTTACATTTAGCAGTGAGAAATAAGGCGTATGAGGCAATTCAATTATTACTGGAGTTAGAAATTGATGTCAATGCCAAAGATAAGTTTGGTGATACCGCCTTACATATAGCGACGCATATGGGGAGTCGTCAAATAATTAACTATTTATTACACAAAAAGATTGACTTAAATGTACAAAACCAATCAAAAGAACGTCCCCTTCATAAAGCTTGTTTAAAAGGGAATAGGGAGATTGTTGCGCTATTGTTAGAAGAAGGCGCAGATATTCATGTCTTTGATGAACAAAGAGTTAGTGTGATTCAAAAGGCAATTAAAAGTAAAAGCTTGAAATTGGTAAAACAACTTGTAAAAGCTGGGGCATTGATTAATACCACTGATCGTGAAGGGATGACGTCCCTCCATTACGCCGCAAAGTATGGCACTGTCGATATAGTGAAATACCTACTTGAATTAGGTGTTAACCCATATGCTAAAACAGAATATGCGTTAACCCCATTACATTTAGCTGTTGAACACCCAAATTATGATATGGTCCATCACTTTATAAATAGTGGATGCACATCATATGATCAATCGACCTTTAATGAATCACCGTATGATATTGCACAGAAAAAAGGAAACTATGAGGCCATAGAAATCTTTAATCAGTTAAAAAATGATCACACTTATCAAGACAATTTAAAAGCCTGTCCGTTATGCCTGGCAGTCATTAAAAATGAGTTTGATTTTGCGTTTAGTTTATCTGAACGTGTTGATGTCAATCAACGTGATCAATTCGGTAATACCCCATTATTTTATGCGATGATGAATAAAGAAACGATGTTAGTTGAGAAGTTAATCAAGCACGGGGCACGTGTTGATGACATTGATCACGCCCATTTTGATGCCGTGTACTATGCAGTGTTAATTCGTGATAAAGACATTTTCACACAAGTATTAGGTCATACAAAGAATTTAGATAAAACCTATTTAGGATATTCAGTCAATCAGTTCTTGAGTTTGACCAAAGCCTATGATTTATTAGATATACTAAAAAAGAGTGATGCATAA
- a CDS encoding NAD(P)H-dependent glycerol-3-phosphate dehydrogenase produces the protein MKITVIGGGSWGLGLSTVLHENGHDVLVYDTNTKIIDKINRLHICYQLNADIPKAINATNDIKEAVNYSNVLLFVVPTKVVRQALKAVNQELTEAKLFINAAKGIEPNTFMRMSEVFYDEIDNEYIDGFVALSGPSHAEEVIQKMTTLVTAASDNDEDALFVQHLFHNQNFFRVYTSTDLKGVELGGALKNIFALASGLISGKGLGDNAKAALITRGLYEMRKIYEAYGANPESLLGLTGIGDLVVTCTSQHSRNFQAGYQIGHGKDLEETLNNMTMVVEGVRTCEAAYNYGKKYDLDLPIINAIYSIVFDKVDPENAYQTLFERSRKKEL, from the coding sequence ATGAAAATAACTGTCATTGGTGGAGGATCTTGGGGACTAGGCTTATCCACTGTCTTACATGAGAACGGACACGATGTCTTAGTGTATGATACCAACACAAAAATTATTGATAAGATTAATCGACTTCATATATGTTATCAGCTGAATGCTGATATCCCTAAAGCCATTAACGCCACAAACGATATAAAAGAAGCAGTTAATTATAGCAATGTTTTATTATTTGTTGTCCCAACAAAAGTTGTCAGGCAAGCACTTAAAGCAGTTAATCAAGAATTAACGGAAGCAAAACTATTCATAAACGCTGCCAAAGGGATTGAACCTAATACCTTTATGCGTATGAGTGAAGTATTTTATGATGAAATTGATAATGAATACATTGATGGATTTGTTGCCTTAAGTGGTCCAAGTCATGCTGAAGAAGTCATACAAAAAATGACCACCCTCGTTACAGCCGCAAGTGATAATGATGAAGATGCCTTATTTGTCCAACATCTTTTTCACAATCAAAACTTCTTTAGAGTCTATACATCAACCGATTTAAAAGGGGTTGAACTTGGTGGGGCATTAAAAAATATTTTTGCCTTAGCGAGTGGGTTAATTAGTGGTAAAGGACTAGGCGATAATGCTAAAGCTGCCCTGATTACCCGTGGCCTTTATGAAATGCGAAAAATTTATGAAGCATACGGAGCTAACCCAGAATCGTTATTAGGACTTACCGGTATTGGGGATTTAGTCGTTACGTGTACAAGCCAACATTCACGTAACTTTCAAGCTGGATATCAAATTGGTCATGGCAAAGACTTAGAAGAAACTTTAAACAACATGACCATGGTTGTCGAAGGTGTTAGAACTTGCGAGGCAGCCTATAACTATGGGAAAAAGTACGATTTAGATTTACCGATAATCAACGCCATTTATTCAATCGTGTTTGATAAAGTAGACCCTGAAAATGCGTACCAAACCCTGTTTGAACGCAGTCGTAAAAAAGAGTTGTAA
- the rdgB gene encoding RdgB/HAM1 family non-canonical purine NTP pyrophosphatase, whose product MKEIVIATKNPNKVTEMTNLLEPLGYAVKTLYDYPEIGPIEETGDTFKENALIKAKTLAEHTKTMCVADDSGLEVYALDKAPGIYSARYAKENATYDDNNRKLLKEMKGKTDRKARFVTVICLYEEGKEPLFFESTLNGQIAKEFKGLNGFGYDPLFIVKGTDKHLAEYSLQEKNAFSHRAKALKKLITYLKED is encoded by the coding sequence ATGAAAGAAATAGTAATCGCAACAAAAAATCCTAATAAAGTAACCGAAATGACCAATTTATTAGAACCACTAGGGTATGCTGTTAAAACACTTTATGATTATCCTGAAATTGGGCCCATAGAAGAAACCGGAGATACCTTTAAAGAGAATGCATTAATTAAGGCAAAAACACTCGCAGAACACACAAAGACAATGTGTGTGGCAGATGATAGCGGCTTAGAAGTCTATGCATTAGATAAAGCTCCCGGAATCTATAGTGCACGGTATGCGAAAGAGAACGCAACATATGATGATAATAACCGTAAACTCTTAAAAGAGATGAAAGGGAAAACCGATCGGAAAGCACGGTTTGTCACAGTAATCTGTCTTTATGAAGAAGGAAAAGAACCATTATTCTTTGAATCCACCCTAAATGGACAGATAGCTAAAGAATTTAAAGGCCTCAATGGGTTTGGCTATGATCCTTTATTTATTGTCAAAGGAACAGACAAACACTTAGCAGAATATTCTTTACAGGAAAAAAATGCATTTAGCCACCGGGCAAAAGCCTTGAAAAAATTAATTACATATTTAAAAGAAGACTAA
- a CDS encoding CPBP family intramembrane glutamic endopeptidase yields MFKINEFKIIGIYVGMLIVLLGFQLLLIYGFNLNVDIQSQFIRVNSLSNIFYYGMMLLLYIVLFFGFWKTEWRKAINNKIQVLMFIVIGFGAMLGASTIAGIIMYILNVTDTSVNQAQLNLLISSGTTFDQIALLIFAVLLAPPVEELVFRKAIFDLLERIKIKEPFVVILLSGIIFGFIHVASDNWIQIVSYALLGVVLALLYHYSNKKLFIPIVVHMLFNLMVSITMFTAL; encoded by the coding sequence ATGTTTAAAATTAATGAATTTAAAATTATCGGAATATATGTCGGCATGTTAATTGTATTACTTGGGTTTCAATTATTACTTATTTATGGATTTAACTTAAATGTTGATATCCAATCTCAGTTTATCCGGGTTAACTCACTCAGTAATATTTTTTATTATGGAATGATGTTACTGTTATATATTGTATTATTCTTTGGATTCTGGAAAACCGAATGGCGCAAGGCGATAAACAATAAAATACAAGTGCTTATGTTCATTGTCATCGGCTTTGGTGCCATGCTTGGCGCATCCACTATTGCTGGTATTATTATGTACATATTAAATGTGACAGATACGTCTGTAAATCAAGCGCAATTAAATTTGTTAATCTCATCAGGAACAACCTTTGACCAGATAGCGCTTTTAATCTTCGCGGTGTTACTCGCACCACCCGTTGAAGAGCTTGTCTTTAGAAAAGCTATCTTCGACCTATTAGAACGGATTAAAATTAAAGAACCCTTTGTTGTTATTCTTTTAAGCGGGATAATCTTTGGGTTTATTCACGTCGCTTCTGACAACTGGATTCAAATCGTTTCCTACGCTTTACTTGGTGTTGTTCTAGCATTATTGTATCACTATTCAAATAAAAAACTATTCATCCCTATTGTCGTTCATATGCTATTTAATCTTATGGTAAGTATCACAATGTTTACCGCATTATAA
- the der gene encoding ribosome biogenesis GTPase Der, whose translation MLPTVAIVGRPNVGKSSLFNRIVGDRLSITDDMPGITRDRIYAKAEWLTQEFHIIDTGGIDFNDAPFIHEIKSQAEIAIDEADVIILLCDVRTGVTDDDMFIAKMLYKADKPVVVALNKADNKELTVNQFEFYSLGLGDPIPVSTLHGIGVGDLLDEVLDKMPKIEEVDYAEDRIRLALIGRPNVGKSSLTNALVGKDRVIVSPIKGTTRDSVDTLFTYYEQDYVVIDTAGLRKRGKVYENAEKYSVLRAMSAIERSDICLIMIDAETGIREQDKKIAGYAVDANKGIIIVVNKWDAVEKNTQTMQRWIEEIRAHFQFITYAPIVFVSALKKQRLHTIFPEINTVFHNYTRRVQTSVLNDVLLDAFYVTPPKLHKGEKLKLFYATQVNTKPPTFVFFVNNEHAMHFSYKRYLINRLRDAFEFTGTPIKIILRKRD comes from the coding sequence ATGCTACCAACTGTCGCAATCGTCGGGCGTCCGAACGTAGGAAAGTCTTCCTTATTTAACCGTATTGTTGGTGATCGTTTATCCATCACTGATGATATGCCGGGCATAACCCGTGACAGAATTTACGCAAAAGCCGAATGGCTAACACAAGAATTTCATATTATAGATACAGGAGGCATCGATTTTAACGATGCCCCTTTTATCCATGAAATCAAATCACAAGCTGAAATCGCAATCGATGAAGCAGATGTGATTATTTTGTTATGCGATGTACGCACAGGGGTTACTGATGATGACATGTTCATTGCGAAGATGTTATACAAAGCTGATAAACCTGTTGTTGTCGCATTAAACAAAGCCGATAACAAAGAACTAACAGTTAATCAATTTGAGTTTTATAGTTTAGGACTAGGCGATCCAATCCCCGTCTCAACATTACATGGAATTGGTGTTGGTGACTTACTTGATGAGGTCTTAGACAAAATGCCAAAGATAGAAGAAGTTGACTATGCAGAAGACAGAATCCGTCTCGCATTAATCGGACGACCAAATGTCGGAAAATCCTCATTAACCAACGCGTTAGTTGGAAAAGACCGCGTTATCGTCTCTCCAATCAAGGGGACAACCCGTGATAGTGTTGATACCTTATTTACCTATTATGAACAAGATTATGTTGTGATTGATACAGCGGGATTACGAAAACGTGGTAAAGTCTATGAAAACGCCGAAAAATATTCTGTCTTACGGGCAATGAGCGCAATAGAACGCAGTGATATCTGTCTTATCATGATTGACGCCGAAACTGGCATCAGAGAACAAGATAAAAAAATCGCAGGTTACGCGGTTGACGCTAATAAAGGAATTATCATTGTTGTTAATAAGTGGGATGCAGTTGAGAAAAATACCCAAACCATGCAACGCTGGATTGAAGAAATTAGAGCGCATTTCCAATTTATTACCTACGCACCAATTGTCTTTGTCAGTGCACTCAAAAAACAACGACTCCATACCATATTCCCTGAAATCAATACTGTTTTCCACAACTATACACGTCGCGTACAAACAAGTGTCTTAAATGATGTCTTATTAGATGCGTTTTATGTCACGCCACCTAAATTACATAAAGGCGAGAAACTAAAACTCTTCTATGCGACACAAGTGAATACTAAGCCACCTACATTTGTCTTCTTTGTGAATAATGAACATGCGATGCACTTTAGTTATAAACGCTATTTAATCAATCGGCTCCGGGATGCTTTTGAATTTACCGGGACACCGATTAAAATCATATTAAGGAAGCGTGATTAG
- a CDS encoding YfcE family phosphodiesterase produces MVKILIFSDAHGDSDAIKRVLEWQQDAEYKISLGDLEIEEDLLLEHDVIYVSGNSRHDPGFTDENSVSIHNHKILITHGHKYKVQKNLKRLMSQCKAEHYSIALYGHTHMASYQEISGITFINPGSISRPRNTLPPTYCVLTIDEHGLTCQYYDAIQNQAITFNE; encoded by the coding sequence ATGGTAAAGATACTGATATTTAGCGATGCACACGGTGATTCAGATGCAATTAAACGTGTTTTAGAGTGGCAACAAGATGCGGAATATAAAATATCACTTGGTGATTTAGAGATAGAAGAAGACCTATTACTCGAACACGATGTTATTTATGTCTCAGGTAATTCTCGACATGACCCGGGATTTACCGATGAAAATAGTGTATCGATTCATAATCATAAAATCTTAATTACCCATGGTCATAAATATAAAGTACAAAAGAACTTAAAACGACTGATGAGCCAATGTAAAGCAGAACACTATAGTATCGCGTTATATGGCCATACTCATATGGCGAGTTATCAAGAGATATCAGGCATTACCTTTATAAATCCTGGGAGCATTTCAAGACCACGAAACACCTTGCCACCCACCTATTGTGTGCTCACTATTGATGAACACGGCCTGACGTGTCAGTATTATGATGCGATTCAGAATCAAGCGATAACGTTTAATGAGTAG
- a CDS encoding SagB/ThcOx family dehydrogenase produces the protein MTTKERIERNRKAIKENWKDLREIESDRHAGKERPPQFKEPDPEATLIEVLRLFPSIEQKTLTEVIKNRRSTRQYSTIPLTFEEVSYLLYETSRVVSFKERAVFRTIPTGGATNAMETYVYFNNVDGYDKGLYHYVQDSHELALLKKGENLEDDVNEALYQQLRGASVVFFFSAVPYRSEYKYAFCAHKMIAIEAGHAGQNLSLAAEVIDAGACAIAAYRQDLVDQLLNLDGEEEFATYAFTVGKK, from the coding sequence ATGACAACTAAAGAACGTATAGAACGAAACCGAAAAGCAATTAAAGAAAATTGGAAAGATTTAAGAGAGATTGAAAGTGACAGACATGCCGGTAAAGAACGACCACCCCAATTTAAAGAACCAGATCCAGAGGCGACGTTAATTGAAGTGTTACGTTTGTTTCCGTCAATTGAACAAAAAACATTGACAGAAGTGATCAAAAATAGACGTTCCACACGGCAATATTCAACCATACCACTGACGTTTGAAGAAGTGTCTTATTTACTGTATGAAACAAGTCGCGTTGTCTCCTTTAAAGAGCGTGCAGTGTTCCGTACGATCCCAACAGGTGGCGCAACGAATGCGATGGAAACATATGTGTATTTTAACAATGTCGATGGTTATGACAAAGGGCTTTATCACTATGTTCAAGACAGTCATGAACTAGCGTTACTTAAAAAAGGTGAGAACTTAGAAGATGACGTAAACGAAGCGCTGTATCAACAACTACGCGGTGCGAGTGTTGTCTTTTTCTTCAGCGCAGTCCCTTATCGTAGTGAATACAAATATGCTTTTTGTGCGCATAAAATGATTGCGATTGAAGCAGGTCATGCAGGACAAAACCTAAGCTTAGCTGCTGAGGTAATTGACGCAGGCGCCTGTGCTATTGCGGCATACCGGCAAGATTTAGTCGATCAATTACTTAACTTAGATGGTGAAGAAGAGTTCGCTACATACGCTTTTACAGTCGGTAAAAAGTAG
- a CDS encoding alpha/beta hydrolase codes for MKLTTKIVLSISIILLIISLVIVSYTHNPYIASDAMYDALTVTDYTETSETYQFSDEANTQEIIIIPGGLVDASAYLYLGSELFTYGYDVTIIKPPFYLAIISPNQAKQYISSDKETILIGHSLGGVVAGSIASSEDVESLVLLASYATNDVTDMPVLSIRGSNDLILDSKAYNDNFEQFSTAKEVVLDGGNHSQFGWYGHQKGDGEATLTPKQQQDLIINEIITFLGGNYDN; via the coding sequence ATGAAACTAACAACAAAAATTGTATTAAGTATATCGATCATTTTGCTTATTATATCACTTGTTATTGTATCGTATACGCATAATCCATATATCGCTAGTGATGCGATGTATGACGCGTTAACTGTAACAGATTATACTGAGACAAGCGAAACTTATCAGTTTAGTGACGAAGCAAATACACAAGAGATTATCATTATACCAGGGGGATTAGTTGATGCGTCAGCGTATTTATATTTAGGCAGTGAGTTGTTTACATATGGATATGATGTGACAATCATTAAACCACCATTCTATTTAGCAATCATCTCACCTAATCAAGCGAAACAGTATATATCCTCTGATAAAGAGACTATTCTCATTGGACATTCACTTGGCGGTGTTGTGGCAGGAAGTATCGCTTCAAGTGAAGATGTAGAGTCACTGGTTTTACTCGCGAGTTATGCGACAAATGATGTCACAGACATGCCTGTGTTATCGATTCGAGGGAGTAATGACTTGATTCTTGATAGCAAAGCCTATAACGATAATTTTGAACAGTTTAGTACTGCTAAAGAAGTGGTTTTGGATGGTGGAAATCATAGTCAGTTTGGCTGGTATGGCCATCAAAAAGGCGACGGAGAAGCAACCTTAACACCCAAACAACAACAAGATTTGATTATAAATGAAATTATAACTTTTTTAGGAGGTAATTATGACAACTAA
- a CDS encoding TrkA family potassium uptake protein codes for MAKKSFAVIGLGRFGESVVRELIEQDADVLVIDRDPERIAKLSKIATHAVTLDATDELALKEVGINSVDHVIVSIGNDLQSSIMATLILKELGVKKVTVKVLNDDHAKVVAKLGADEIVQPEKQSGRRLASRIVSDNVLDFIDLNESHSFIVVNATEKIISSTIVNLDVRNRYNINVVAIRREGDILIPNADTLIEESDSLLLIGSNADLHKFNTWLKK; via the coding sequence ATGGCAAAAAAATCATTTGCAGTTATTGGATTAGGACGCTTTGGGGAAAGTGTTGTTAGAGAATTAATTGAGCAAGATGCAGATGTATTAGTAATTGATCGTGATCCAGAACGGATTGCAAAACTGAGTAAAATTGCAACCCACGCAGTAACGTTAGATGCTACTGATGAACTAGCATTAAAAGAAGTTGGTATCAACAGTGTTGATCACGTTATTGTTTCGATTGGGAATGACTTACAAAGCAGTATCATGGCAACATTAATCTTAAAAGAACTGGGTGTTAAAAAAGTTACGGTTAAAGTCCTAAATGATGATCATGCGAAAGTTGTTGCAAAACTTGGCGCAGATGAGATTGTACAACCAGAAAAACAATCTGGCCGTCGTTTAGCAAGCCGTATTGTATCTGACAATGTGCTTGACTTTATTGATTTAAATGAAAGTCATAGCTTTATTGTTGTGAACGCGACTGAAAAAATCATCAGTTCAACCATCGTGAATTTAGATGTACGTAATCGTTACAATATTAATGTGGTAGCTATTCGTCGTGAAGGAGATATCTTAATTCCTAACGCCGATACATTAATCGAAGAAAGTGACTCATTACTACTTATTGGTAGTAATGCTGACTTACATAAATTTAATACATGGCTAAAAAAATAA
- a CDS encoding rubrerythrin family protein, producing the protein MASLKETQTEQNLLKAFAGESQARNRYTMFADVAQKEGYEQIADMFLETAQNEFEHARIFFNHLEGGMVEITASYPAGVESTTDENLKAAAEGENEEWTELYPEFAKVADEEGFPKIAASFRMIAKIEKDHEERFNKLFNNIEEDIVFQTEEATVWYCRKCGHVHIGKRAPGMCPVCKHRKAFYERKKTNY; encoded by the coding sequence ATGGCATCATTAAAAGAAACGCAAACAGAACAAAACCTACTCAAAGCATTTGCGGGAGAATCACAAGCACGTAATCGTTATACAATGTTTGCTGATGTAGCGCAAAAAGAGGGGTATGAACAAATCGCAGATATGTTTTTAGAAACCGCTCAAAATGAATTTGAACACGCACGGATCTTCTTTAATCACTTAGAAGGTGGTATGGTTGAAATTACCGCGAGTTATCCAGCTGGGGTAGAAAGTACCACAGACGAAAACTTAAAGGCTGCCGCAGAAGGTGAAAACGAAGAATGGACAGAATTGTATCCAGAATTCGCTAAAGTAGCTGATGAAGAAGGATTTCCTAAGATTGCCGCATCATTTCGTATGATCGCAAAGATTGAAAAAGACCATGAAGAACGCTTTAATAAACTCTTCAATAACATTGAAGAGGATATTGTTTTCCAAACTGAAGAAGCAACAGTTTGGTATTGTCGTAAATGTGGACATGTCCACATTGGCAAAAGAGCGCCTGGAATGTGCCCTGTGTGTAAACATAGAAAAGCATTTTATGAGCGTAAAAAAACCAATTACTAG
- a CDS encoding S1 RNA-binding domain-containing protein, with amino-acid sequence MEFKMTIPKRGKIVKGTVFLVKDKECYVDIKAPKDGIIYKEHLTLEEIDSCKDVVNEGDELEFKITNVDDESSQILLSRIAVLRREKRKEFDEFAKKDEIFEAKVVKTNNHGLILRYKGVELFMPASHIDVKRVRIDDFKGKTLECKVIEHNNRRSVVSRKVVLREKLKQEKKEEYDNIEVGDVFTGKVVNVLDFGAFISIGKNDGLLHRSQISHYRVNNAKEVINVGDEVKVEVISKDKGKIGLSAKKLKPTPWQEFAEDHKVGNEVEGTIVKKMANAMLLEVAKEVVGIMNEKDYSWNPKDNLAGEVEEGDTLNVKILSIDTKKRRMSLSKKHLEYNPWKDVSVKVNEEVSGTVKEIQQNGAIVEVQGVNAFLPIGEISDEHVDEIANHIKVDEAINALVTELDKRNWHMKISIKALKNKKERETFKQYKKEEKTMNAPTLGEMFKEKFDDLKNNEH; translated from the coding sequence ATGGAATTTAAGATGACGATACCTAAGAGAGGTAAAATCGTAAAAGGAACAGTCTTTCTTGTGAAAGACAAAGAGTGCTATGTAGACATCAAAGCACCGAAAGATGGAATTATTTATAAGGAGCATCTCACATTAGAAGAGATCGATTCTTGTAAAGATGTCGTAAATGAAGGAGATGAACTGGAGTTTAAAATCACAAATGTAGATGATGAAAGTTCACAGATTTTGTTATCACGTATCGCTGTGTTACGTCGTGAAAAACGTAAAGAGTTTGATGAATTTGCGAAAAAAGATGAAATCTTTGAAGCAAAAGTCGTGAAAACAAATAATCATGGACTTATCTTAAGATATAAAGGTGTTGAACTGTTTATGCCAGCGAGTCATATTGACGTGAAACGCGTTAGAATTGATGACTTTAAAGGTAAAACACTTGAGTGTAAAGTGATTGAACATAACAATCGTCGTAGTGTTGTTTCTCGTAAAGTTGTTTTAAGAGAAAAATTAAAACAAGAGAAAAAAGAAGAATACGACAATATTGAAGTTGGAGACGTCTTTACTGGTAAAGTAGTGAATGTCCTTGATTTCGGTGCGTTTATATCAATTGGTAAAAACGACGGGTTATTACACCGTAGTCAAATCTCACATTATCGTGTCAACAATGCGAAAGAAGTTATTAACGTTGGCGACGAAGTAAAAGTTGAAGTTATTTCAAAAGACAAAGGTAAAATTGGTCTTAGTGCGAAAAAACTGAAACCAACCCCTTGGCAAGAATTTGCTGAAGATCACAAAGTTGGCAATGAAGTCGAAGGTACAATTGTGAAAAAAATGGCTAACGCAATGTTATTAGAAGTTGCGAAAGAAGTTGTTGGGATCATGAATGAAAAAGATTATTCATGGAACCCGAAAGACAACTTAGCTGGTGAGGTTGAAGAAGGCGACACATTAAACGTTAAAATCTTAAGTATTGATACGAAAAAACGCCGCATGAGTTTATCGAAGAAGCATTTAGAATATAACCCATGGAAAGACGTTAGTGTCAAAGTTAACGAAGAAGTTAGCGGGACTGTTAAAGAAATTCAACAAAACGGTGCGATTGTCGAAGTACAAGGTGTTAACGCATTCTTGCCAATCGGAGAAATAAGCGATGAACATGTTGATGAAATTGCAAATCATATTAAAGTTGATGAAGCAATCAACGCACTTGTAACTGAACTTGACAAACGTAATTGGCACATGAAAATTAGCATCAAAGCCTTAAAGAACAAAAAAGAACGTGAAACGTTCAAACAATACAAAAAAGAAGAAAAAACAATGAACGCGCCAACACTTGGTGAAATGTTCAAAGAAAAATTTGACGATTTAAAAAATAACGAACACTAA
- a CDS encoding HU family DNA-binding protein — protein MNKTELIAKVAEVSGLTKKDSELALNTTLDVIKDSLVSGEKVVLTGFGTFEVRHRKARVGHNPRTNEKIQIPAQKSPAFKAGKVLKEAVR, from the coding sequence ATGAACAAAACAGAATTAATTGCAAAAGTTGCAGAAGTTTCAGGTTTAACAAAGAAAGATTCTGAATTAGCGTTGAATACTACATTAGACGTTATTAAAGATTCATTAGTTTCAGGGGAAAAAGTCGTGCTAACAGGATTTGGAACATTTGAAGTAAGACACCGTAAAGCGCGTGTAGGACATAATCCAAGAACAAACGAGAAAATTCAAATTCCTGCACAAAAATCACCTGCTTTCAAAGCTGGTAAGGTCTTAAAAGAAGCTGTAAGATAA
- a CDS encoding prephenate dehydratase domain-containing protein — MIGYIGHEQSLDFYAGATFYVKDELVGFKTIGRLFHALKAGEVVGILMPYITGKDGLLEDGIARVAHHHFHIEREIVLDVTLSLVAKQPKIEHIKELIVTYDDYQACYQHIQQLSHVQKKTFVESRYDALQHVKTENQAAIVSNYQPHALDTLKTNLRDYAHNKHVFLLVGQTLKSLGFHNRVMLQVTFESTSRFKVYDVLHEAVMSNIKVSNISSIHKGSTEDQTLLLTLHEQLEHDNMIQLLTLLKQKAKHVQILGSYFSK, encoded by the coding sequence ATGATTGGATATATCGGTCATGAACAAAGCTTAGATTTTTATGCAGGCGCAACTTTTTACGTGAAAGATGAACTCGTTGGGTTTAAAACCATTGGGCGCCTTTTTCATGCGTTAAAAGCTGGTGAAGTTGTCGGTATTTTAATGCCTTATATTACCGGTAAAGATGGGTTATTAGAAGATGGTATTGCACGTGTTGCGCATCATCATTTTCATATTGAACGTGAGATTGTCTTAGATGTGACCTTATCTTTAGTTGCTAAACAACCAAAGATAGAACACATTAAAGAACTGATTGTAACCTATGACGATTATCAAGCTTGTTACCAACATATCCAACAGTTATCCCATGTACAAAAGAAAACCTTTGTTGAGTCAAGGTATGATGCGTTACAACACGTAAAAACAGAAAACCAAGCTGCGATTGTCTCTAATTATCAACCGCATGCCCTAGATACGTTAAAAACAAATTTAAGAGACTACGCCCATAATAAACATGTGTTCTTATTGGTGGGGCAAACCTTAAAATCGTTAGGATTTCATAATCGGGTCATGTTACAAGTGACCTTTGAAAGCACATCTCGCTTTAAAGTATATGATGTACTACATGAAGCAGTGATGTCTAATATTAAGGTATCGAATATATCGAGTATTCATAAAGGAAGCACGGAAGACCAAACCCTATTATTAACACTTCATGAACAATTAGAACATGATAATATGATTCAACTTTTAACCTTGTTAAAACAAAAAGCAAAACATGTTCAAATACTCGGTAGTTATTTTTCAAAGTAG